The Quatrionicoccus australiensis nucleotide sequence CAGCGGCCGTCGATCAGGGCTGCGACAGCCTCCGGCGCCAGGGTTGCAGATGCGTTTGGGCGGAGTCGGGAGAGAAAGTGCGTGGCCAGAACGGGAATGTCTTCCTGTCTTTCGCTCAAGGGGGGAATCCGCAGGCTGCTTCCACTCAGCAGATAAAAAAGATCACTGCGGAAGCTGCCATCGGCAACTGCGGTATCGAGCGGGCGAGGGCTGGAGGCAATGATCTGGGCAGCCGGAGTTTTTTTCGGTGCTTGGGTTGATTTGAGTCGATACAGCGGATCTCTGGCCTGCATTTGTGCGAAGAGCAGTGAAAACAGGCGAGCTTGTGCAATCGCCGAGAGGGCGGCGATGTCCTGAATGTAGAGAATGCCATCGGCGGCCTCGGCAAAGATGCTGCCTGGATCGGTCGGTGACAGTTTCTGCTCCAGTTCGTGGGCTGGAAACTCGGTGCAGGACAGTGAGACAAACGGGGCGTCCTTGCGCTCTCCCGCAGCATGGATGGCTTTGGCCAGGCTGGCCTTGCCCGAGCCGTTCGGGCCGATGATCAGGCTGCTTCTCGATTCCAGGCTGACCCGTAGGGCCTGGCGCAACAGTTCATCCATCAGGGGGCTGACGCTGATCAGTTTTTTGCGCCACTGGGCAGTGTCTTCCGGATTCAGTGAGGGTGAAATGCGCACCGCATCGGCCGTTCGTCGAAGCAGTTCCTGACCGTCGAATGGCTTTGTCAGAAAACTGAATACGCCGCGCCGGGTTGCGGCAACCGCATCGGGAATGGTGCCGTGCGCAGTCAGGATGATGACCGGCAGGGTGGGCGCTTCGCGTTGCAGATGTTCAAACAGGGCCAGGCCATCCATGCCGCCCATGCGCAGGTCGGTGATGACCAGTTGGGGGCGGTGTTCGCGAAAGCGGACAAGGGCCGCTTCACCGGAGTCGGCCTCGGCTACCTGATAACCGGCAGCGGTCAGGCGCAGGCCAATCAGGTGCAACATGTCGAGGTCGTCATCGACGACCAGGATGCGCGCGCCAACTCCCATTCAGCGGGTCTTCCCCCGGTTGCGGATTTCGCGATCGATGGCGAGCAGCGCATCAAGCTTTTTTTGCACTTCGTCGTTACGTTTCTGATTGTCTTTCAGTGCAAGTTCGAGGCGCCGCTTTTCCTCCTGGCAGT carries:
- a CDS encoding response regulator, whose protein sequence is MGVGARILVVDDDLDMLHLIGLRLTAAGYQVAEADSGEAALVRFREHRPQLVITDLRMGGMDGLALFEHLQREAPTLPVIILTAHGTIPDAVAATRRGVFSFLTKPFDGQELLRRTADAVRISPSLNPEDTAQWRKKLISVSPLMDELLRQALRVSLESRSSLIIGPNGSGKASLAKAIHAAGERKDAPFVSLSCTEFPAHELEQKLSPTDPGSIFAEAADGILYIQDIAALSAIAQARLFSLLFAQMQARDPLYRLKSTQAPKKTPAAQIIASSPRPLDTAVADGSFRSDLFYLLSGSSLRIPPLSERQEDIPVLATHFLSRLRPNASATLAPEAVAALIDGRWPGNVRQLKNVIEQVAELSLTPVIPEAIVRRVMRDFEEESLAAFDDARRDFERDYLIRLLQATAGNVAQAARVAQRNRTEFYKLLARHALDPANFKQKFR